The Caulobacter sp. FWC2 region ATCCGCCTACGCTGATCGTCTGGGGCAAGAACGACAAGATCTTCCCCGAGGAGGGCGCCCACCCCTATCTGCGCGACCTGCCCAAGGCCCAGATCCACATCCTCGACTCCGGCCACTTCGCCCTGGAAGACCGGCTCGACGTCATGGCGCCGCTGATCCGCGACTTCCTGGATCGTAACCTGAAGGAGTAGCGCCGCGCCTCTGGGACCCGTGGAATCCGCGACGCTTAGCGCGTCGCGGATAGGGCGCGCAGGCGCTGGACGAAGACGTCCTCGATCCAGCTCTCGTCACAGGCCTCGTCGCGGCGTGTCAGCTCGATGAACAGAAACCGGCGCGACGGTCCGGCGACCGCCGCCCTGCCAGGGTCGCCGGCGGTCTCGATGACCTGGGAGCGCATGGCGCGCGCCAGCAGCGCCAACGCCTCCTCGAAACTCCCATGCTCGGGATAGACGCCCGCACGTTCAAGCGCTCCGCCGAGCGGACGCGGCGCGATGGCTCCCGCCATCGGCGCCTGACCGGTCTCGACCGGCGCGACGAAGCGATAGCCTCGACCGTTGACGGTGGCGATAAACCGGGCCTCGAACACGTCGTCGTCGAGCGCCCGCCGCAGGGCCGCGATATGGACCTTCAGATTGCCCTCGACCACGGTCGTACTGGGCCAGGCCTCTTCCAGAAGCTCTCGCTTCGTCAGGAGCTCGCCGGGCCGTTGGACGAAGGCCTTCAACAGATCCAGAGCCCGGCATCCGACGCGAACGACCACGCCGTCCCTTAGGAGCAGCTGGCGTCCCGGAATGAAGAGATAAGCGCCGAAGGCGAAGGTCAGGGCGAGCGTCATGAGCGCATCGCCCGGACCAAGGGCCGCGTGCCGAGGGTCTCGTTGTCTCGGTGGGCGGAATTCGATCGGTTCGACACACCACCCTCCTTTGAGTTTCGTGGTCGAGGATACCGCTCCCGATGATCGAGCTTCAATTGGTCCATGGTCGCGCCCAGCTCGCCATAAGGGGAGCCGGACTCGACTTTGGTCTAGTCGGCCTTGGATCCGTCCGATGAGCGTGCGCCGCCCCCCGGCCGAGGCGACAGACGGCCGAGGCGCACCCCCAACATGGCCGGCGAATTTTCGACCAGACCTCGGTCGCCCCTAGCCTTTCGTCGAGCGCGGCTAGACCTTGGTCGAGGTGGAAGCGGCGCCGCGCTCAGGTTAGGCTCGGGGCAACGTCGGAGCGACAGACGAAGGATTCCGGGTGCCCCCTCCGCTCGTCATGCCTCAGGCCGCGGAATGGCCGATTCCGGACAAGCCCCAGAACGGCTATGAGCGCCTTAGCCGCCTCCCGGAAACCTGGAAGGGCCTTGATCCCACCGCCATCGCTGAAAGCGTCGTCGAGACCTTGCTCGATATGCTTGAACTGGATTTCGCGGGGCTGCGCTTCAACGACACCACCCACGTCTTCCTGCGCGTGGCGCCGGACTTCGCCGACATCTGTTCGCCCGCGGAAATCCGCGCGGCCCTGACCAGGCGGTCCGACCAGGACGCTTCGCCTCAGCAGCTGGTTTTGGGCGGCCAGCCCCTGTCGCTGGTGCAATGCGGTCTGGGAGAAAGTGTCAGCCTTGGCGAAATCCTCGCGGGCTCGCGATCCGCGACCTTCCCGAGCGCGGAGGCGCTGGCGAAGCTCAGGATCGCCGCGTCGCTGGCGAGCCTCGCCTGCCGGGAGATGCGCGAGCTCAGCGATCGGCCGCCCCCGCCCGACCCGCGCGATAGCGCCGCCACCGCCCAGGCGCTGGCCGAAAGCGAGCGGCGCCTGAACCTGACCATCAACACCATACCGGCAATGGCCTGGTCGACGACCCCGGATGGCCTGATCGACTTCTGCAATCAGAACTTCGTCGACTATGTCGGGTGGACCGCCGAGGCGATCAGCGGCCAGGGGTTCTGGCCGATCTTCCACCCCGACGACACGGACTATCTGGTGGCGGCCTGGCAGGAGATCATGGCCACCAAGCGTCCGCGCCCGGTCGAGTGCCGCATGCGCCGCGCCGATGGCCAATACCGCTGGTTCGTCCTGCGCCAGAACCCGCTGTTCGACGCCGACGGCAACGTCGTCAAGTGGTACGGCGTCGGCACGGACATCGAGGATCGCAAACGCGCCGAGACCGCTCTGGAAGAAGCCCAGGCCGCGCTGCTGGCGAGCGAGCGGACGCTGAGCCTGATGCTCGACACCATCCCCTGCATGGTCTGGTCGACCACGGCCGAAGGTCATGTCGACACGGTCAACAAGCAGTTCTGCGACTTTGTCGGCCTGTCCGCCGAGGACTTGATAGAGGCGGGTTTCCACACCCAGTTTCACCCCGACGACGTCGAGAGAATGTTCGCCGAGTGGCAAG contains the following coding sequences:
- a CDS encoding transcriptional regulator; its protein translation is MTLALTFAFGAYLFIPGRQLLLRDGVVVRVGCRALDLLKAFVQRPGELLTKRELLEEAWPSTTVVEGNLKVHIAALRRALDDDVFEARFIATVNGRGYRFVAPVETGQAPMAGAIAPRPLGGALERAGVYPEHGSFEEALALLARAMRSQVIETAGDPGRAAVAGPSRRFLFIELTRRDEACDESWIEDVFVQRLRALSATR